One genomic segment of Rhizorhabdus phycosphaerae includes these proteins:
- a CDS encoding DUF983 domain-containing protein: protein MTNQQGDAAPRPFDAALRGLCPRCGSPGLFASFLRFADQCPRCGLDYRTFNVGDGAAAFLILIVGAIVSLLAILVELRWEPPLIVHFFLWAPLTLVLTVTSLRFAKALLLALEFRNAAREGRIMKDD from the coding sequence ATGACGAATCAGCAGGGCGACGCGGCACCCCGGCCGTTCGATGCGGCTTTGCGCGGCCTGTGCCCGCGGTGCGGTAGTCCGGGCCTCTTCGCCAGCTTCCTGCGTTTTGCCGACCAATGCCCGCGCTGCGGCCTCGACTACCGGACCTTCAATGTTGGAGACGGTGCCGCTGCCTTTCTCATTCTGATCGTCGGGGCCATCGTCAGCCTGCTTGCGATTCTCGTCGAGCTCCGCTGGGAGCCGCCGCTGATCGTGCATTTCTTCCTGTGGGCTCCGTTGACGCTGGTGTTGACGGTGACGTCTCTGAGGTTCGCGAAGGCGCTGCTCCTCGCGCTGGAGTTCCGCAACGCCGCGCGCGAAGGCCGGATCATGAAGGACGATTGA
- the coxB gene encoding cytochrome c oxidase subunit II — protein sequence MKTLKTIMMALSLASTPAALYAQEAAPAASTTVEAAAPAAAAPAAPAFQHRAPEADIGQPIPGGFKLQPQVTKVGEDAQWLHDSLLMPIITIITIFVLLLLVYAVIRFRAKANPVPSKTSHNTLIEIVWTLFPVLILLVIAVPSIRLVAAQYAQPKADLTIKAIGNQWYWTYQYPDNGDFELVSNMLPDAEAKKRGEPRMLAVDERVVVPVNSVVKMIVTSNDVIHSWAVPAFWTKMDAVPGRLNETWFKAEREGLYYGQCSELCGARHGYMPIAVEVVSKEKFAEWVRSKGGSLPGEKVAEAAVPPAPAAAEPAAPATETAPAAPATSQPATAQN from the coding sequence ATGAAGACGTTGAAGACTATAATGATGGCGCTCTCGCTGGCTTCGACGCCGGCAGCGCTGTACGCGCAGGAGGCAGCACCGGCGGCGAGCACCACCGTCGAAGCGGCTGCGCCTGCCGCTGCGGCTCCGGCCGCTCCGGCTTTCCAACACCGTGCGCCGGAAGCCGATATCGGTCAGCCGATCCCCGGCGGTTTCAAGCTTCAGCCCCAGGTGACGAAAGTCGGCGAAGACGCGCAATGGCTGCACGACAGCCTGCTGATGCCGATCATCACGATCATCACGATCTTCGTTCTCCTGCTTCTGGTCTATGCGGTGATTCGTTTCCGCGCGAAGGCGAACCCGGTCCCGTCGAAGACCTCGCACAACACGCTGATCGAGATCGTCTGGACTCTGTTCCCGGTCCTGATCCTGCTGGTGATCGCGGTTCCTTCGATCCGTCTGGTGGCCGCGCAATATGCGCAGCCCAAGGCCGATCTGACCATCAAGGCGATCGGCAACCAGTGGTACTGGACCTATCAATATCCCGATAATGGCGACTTCGAGCTCGTCTCGAACATGCTGCCCGATGCCGAAGCCAAGAAGCGTGGCGAGCCGCGCATGCTGGCGGTCGACGAGCGCGTCGTCGTTCCGGTCAACTCGGTGGTCAAGATGATCGTCACCTCGAACGACGTCATCCACAGCTGGGCCGTCCCGGCCTTCTGGACCAAGATGGACGCCGTTCCCGGCCGTCTGAACGAAACCTGGTTCAAGGCGGAGCGCGAAGGCCTCTATTATGGCCAGTGCTCCGAGCTTTGCGGCGCGCGTCACGGTTACATGCCGATCGCGGTCGAAGTGGTCTCGAAGGAAAAGTTCGCCGAGTGGGTCCGCTCCAAGGGTGGCAGCCTGCCGGGTGAGAAGGTCGCCGAGGCGGCTGTCCCGCCTGCGCCCGCCGCTGCCGAGCCGGCCGCGCCCGCCACGGAAACCGCTCCCGCGGCTCCGGCGACGTCCCAGCCTGCAACTGCGCAGAACTAA
- the pyrE gene encoding orotate phosphoribosyltransferase, whose amino-acid sequence MNDEQVLAEFRAAEALLEGHFILSSGLRSPRYLQCARVLMNPARAARLAEALSLKIPDKIKIQLGAVVSPAMGGVIAGHEMGRALGLDAMFVERPDGVFHLRRGFRLEPGQKVLLMEDVVTTGLSSREAIKAVAEAGGEVIAAAALVDRSNGAADLGVPFFPLIQLDVPTYAADALPPELAAIPAIKPGSRAAVAA is encoded by the coding sequence ATGAACGACGAACAGGTGCTGGCCGAATTTCGCGCGGCCGAAGCGCTCCTCGAAGGCCACTTCATCCTGTCGTCCGGACTGCGCAGTCCGCGCTATCTTCAATGTGCGCGAGTGCTCATGAACCCCGCCAGAGCGGCACGTCTTGCGGAGGCTTTGTCTCTGAAAATACCGGATAAAATCAAAATCCAGCTTGGCGCCGTCGTATCCCCCGCCATGGGCGGCGTGATCGCCGGACATGAGATGGGCCGCGCTCTGGGACTGGACGCGATGTTCGTCGAACGCCCCGACGGCGTGTTCCATTTGCGGCGCGGCTTTCGGCTCGAACCCGGCCAGAAGGTGCTGCTGATGGAAGATGTCGTCACGACGGGACTGTCCTCAAGGGAAGCCATCAAGGCGGTGGCCGAAGCCGGCGGCGAAGTGATCGCCGCGGCCGCGCTGGTCGATCGATCGAACGGCGCCGCCGATCTGGGCGTGCCCTTCTTCCCGCTCATCCAGCTCGACGTCCCGACCTATGCGGCCGACGCCCTGCCGCCCGAACTGGCCGCGATCCCGGCGATCAAGCCGGGCAGCCGCGCTGCGGTGGCCGCATAG
- a CDS encoding glycosyltransferase: MISKHRRLLRRLDGLAAAARAGFSRPLVRLLLLSDGREYTSEQQFAPIWRHRWHLRRELGLAVDWLPLEGKGADVQAVLPRYDVIGIKLSFRRPAVEAERIVGRLRDAGQTGRTPRFVYFDGDDDSAVLWPEIVDLVDLYVKKHLFADPAAYGRSFTGKSNLTDYAARYGGWSFADDIIPIGQPRPLGSPERLHLGWSIALDDEIARLPTVSPRVDRSIDLCGRVHVAPGNWLEALRAPAIKALESAGSRWRVAVPRERVSQAAYQAELRAARLCVSPFGYGELCWRDFEAIQAGCLLVKPDSGHISTDPDLFVPGLTYVPVRWDFADLEDACLPYLQDEERRVAMVEEAQRRLRDSFHPRWFAGRMASLLARLGL, translated from the coding sequence GTGATATCGAAGCACCGGCGGCTCCTCCGTCGTCTCGACGGACTCGCTGCGGCAGCCCGCGCCGGTTTCTCCCGGCCTCTCGTGCGCCTGCTCCTCCTCAGCGACGGCCGGGAATATACCAGCGAGCAGCAGTTCGCGCCGATCTGGCGCCACCGATGGCATCTTCGCCGGGAATTGGGGCTGGCCGTGGACTGGTTGCCGCTGGAGGGGAAGGGGGCTGACGTCCAGGCAGTTCTGCCGCGTTACGACGTGATAGGGATCAAGCTCTCCTTTCGCCGCCCTGCTGTGGAGGCTGAGAGGATCGTGGGGCGGCTCCGGGACGCCGGGCAAACCGGCCGAACGCCGCGTTTCGTCTATTTCGACGGAGACGACGACAGCGCGGTGTTGTGGCCCGAGATTGTCGATCTGGTCGACCTCTATGTGAAGAAGCATCTCTTCGCCGATCCCGCCGCCTATGGTCGTTCCTTCACGGGAAAGAGCAACCTGACCGATTACGCCGCGCGGTACGGCGGATGGTCCTTTGCCGACGACATCATCCCCATAGGCCAGCCCAGGCCGCTGGGCTCACCGGAGCGGTTGCATCTCGGCTGGAGCATCGCGCTCGACGACGAGATCGCCCGCCTGCCGACCGTGTCGCCGCGGGTCGATCGGTCGATCGACCTGTGCGGCCGCGTCCACGTCGCGCCGGGCAACTGGCTCGAGGCGCTCCGCGCCCCCGCCATAAAGGCGCTCGAATCGGCTGGGTCGCGCTGGCGCGTCGCCGTACCGCGCGAACGCGTATCCCAGGCGGCCTATCAGGCGGAGCTGCGCGCGGCACGCCTCTGTGTGAGCCCCTTCGGCTATGGCGAGCTCTGCTGGCGCGATTTCGAGGCGATCCAGGCGGGGTGCCTGCTGGTGAAACCCGACAGCGGGCACATAAGCACGGATCCCGATCTGTTCGTCCCTGGCCTTACCTATGTTCCCGTCCGGTGGGACTTTGCCGATCTCGAGGACGCCTGCCTGCCTTATCTGCAAGACGAAGAGCGGCGCGTGGCGATGGTGGAGGAGGCGCAACGCCGCCTGCGCGATTCGTTTCACCCGCGATGGTTCGCCGGCCGTATGGCGTCGCTTCTCGCCCGGCTCGGTCTGTAG
- a CDS encoding cytochrome c oxidase subunit 3, with amino-acid sequence MAGAKSHDYHILPPSIWPFFGSMSALVMASGAIMWMHKAAFGGYVFFAGVLGVLFTMYSWWSDVVREAHAGDHTPVVQLHLRYGMILFIASEVMFFVGWFWAWFDFSLFPVALEYNEGVTSVIAGPNSVTQAAGIWPPKGLEVVDAFHLPLLNTLLLLCSGTTVTWAHHALLHGDRDGLKKGLWLTIILGLVFSSVQAYEYMHAPFAFKGLNYGAAFFMATGFHGFHVLVGTIFLIVCLVRAYKGHFTPQQHFGFEAAAWYWHFVDVVWLFLFIVVYVWGGWGAPVHG; translated from the coding sequence ATGGCCGGAGCGAAGAGCCACGATTATCATATCCTACCGCCGAGCATCTGGCCGTTCTTCGGCTCGATGTCGGCGCTGGTCATGGCGTCGGGCGCCATCATGTGGATGCACAAGGCAGCCTTTGGCGGCTACGTCTTTTTCGCCGGCGTGCTCGGCGTCCTCTTCACCATGTACAGCTGGTGGTCGGACGTCGTTCGCGAGGCGCATGCCGGCGATCACACGCCGGTCGTTCAGCTGCACCTCCGCTACGGCATGATATTGTTCATCGCCTCGGAGGTGATGTTCTTCGTCGGCTGGTTTTGGGCCTGGTTCGACTTTTCGCTTTTCCCGGTTGCGCTCGAATATAATGAGGGCGTTACCTCGGTCATCGCAGGTCCGAACAGCGTCACCCAGGCTGCTGGCATATGGCCGCCCAAGGGCCTCGAAGTCGTCGACGCCTTCCACCTGCCGCTGCTCAACACGCTGCTGCTGCTCTGCTCGGGCACCACGGTGACCTGGGCGCATCATGCCCTGCTGCATGGTGATCGCGACGGCCTGAAGAAGGGCCTGTGGCTGACCATTATCCTGGGCCTCGTGTTCAGCTCGGTGCAGGCCTATGAATATATGCACGCCCCGTTCGCCTTCAAAGGTCTGAACTATGGCGCGGCCTTCTTCATGGCGACCGGCTTCCACGGCTTCCACGTGCTCGTGGGGACGATCTTCCTGATCGTCTGCCTCGTGCGCGCCTATAAGGGCCACTTCACCCCGCAGCAGCATTTCGGCTTCGAAGCCGCTGCCTGGTACTGGCACTTCGTCGATGTCGTGTGGCTGTTCCTCTTCATCGTCGTCTATGTCTGGGGCGGCTGGGGCGCGCCGGTTCACGGCTGA
- the glf gene encoding UDP-galactopyranose mutase: MKQVAGISALAGSRWDVLVVGAGFAGAVMAERFAADAGLRVLVLDRRAHIGGNAYDERDGAGILVHRYGPHIFHTNSQDVVDYLSAFTAWRPYEHRVLAHVDGRDLPFPINRATLNLLDGLSLSSEAEAEAYLQSVAEPVSPVRTSEDVVVGRVGRALYERFFRGYTRKQWGLDPSQLDASVTARVPVRTNLDDRYFTDSFQAMPAEGYTALFMRMLDHPNITVATGVDFFDVREAVAFGRLVFTGPIDEYFGRCHGPLPYRSLSFRHETLGMERFQAAAVVNYPDQQVPYTRITEYKYLTGQQSPSTSISYEYPADEGDPYYPVPRAENQARFRAYQAMADALPDVLFVGRLATYRYYNMDQVVAQALATYRRARR; encoded by the coding sequence GTGAAGCAGGTCGCCGGCATCTCCGCGCTGGCAGGCAGTCGATGGGACGTGCTCGTCGTCGGCGCCGGATTTGCCGGGGCGGTCATGGCGGAGCGATTCGCGGCGGATGCCGGGCTTCGCGTCCTCGTCCTCGATCGGCGGGCGCATATCGGCGGGAACGCCTATGACGAGCGGGACGGGGCTGGCATCCTCGTCCATCGGTACGGCCCGCATATCTTCCACACCAACAGCCAGGACGTGGTCGACTATCTGTCGGCCTTCACCGCATGGCGCCCTTATGAGCATCGCGTTCTCGCGCATGTCGACGGGCGGGACCTGCCTTTTCCGATCAATCGGGCGACGCTGAACCTTCTCGATGGCTTGTCCTTGTCGAGCGAGGCCGAAGCGGAAGCCTACCTCCAGAGCGTGGCGGAGCCGGTCTCGCCGGTGCGGACATCGGAGGATGTCGTCGTTGGCCGGGTGGGAAGGGCGCTCTACGAGCGTTTCTTTCGCGGTTATACCCGCAAGCAGTGGGGCCTCGATCCATCGCAGCTCGATGCGTCCGTCACTGCGCGGGTGCCGGTGCGCACCAACCTCGACGACCGCTACTTCACCGACAGCTTCCAGGCGATGCCTGCCGAGGGATATACGGCCCTGTTCATGCGGATGCTCGATCATCCGAACATCACCGTGGCGACGGGGGTCGATTTCTTCGACGTCCGGGAGGCCGTCGCCTTTGGCCGGCTCGTCTTTACCGGGCCGATCGACGAATATTTCGGCCGCTGCCATGGGCCGCTGCCCTATCGTTCGCTGAGCTTCCGGCACGAGACGCTGGGGATGGAGCGTTTCCAGGCGGCTGCAGTGGTGAACTATCCCGACCAGCAGGTCCCCTATACCCGGATTACCGAGTATAAATATCTGACCGGCCAGCAGTCCCCGTCGACCAGCATCAGCTACGAATATCCCGCCGACGAGGGCGACCCCTATTATCCCGTTCCACGGGCCGAGAATCAGGCGCGTTTCCGCGCCTATCAGGCGATGGCGGACGCGCTGCCCGACGTCCTGTTCGTGGGCAGGCTCGCAACCTATCGTTATTATAATATGGACCAGGTCGTCGCGCAGGCGCTTGCCACCTATCGGCGAGCCAGGCGGTGA
- the hspQ gene encoding heat shock protein HspQ — MDKNVAIAQAPGLLPQGIAPPPVAHARFAIGDVVRHRLFEFRGVVFDVDPVFANTDEWYESIPADMRPAKDQPFYHLFAENSDSSYIAYVSQQNLMRDDSDEQVDHPAISGLFDGFSEGRYKLRRQHRH, encoded by the coding sequence ATCGATAAGAATGTTGCCATTGCGCAGGCCCCCGGCCTGCTGCCCCAGGGAATTGCTCCTCCGCCCGTTGCGCACGCGCGTTTCGCCATCGGCGACGTCGTGCGGCACCGGCTGTTCGAGTTTCGTGGAGTCGTGTTCGATGTCGATCCGGTGTTCGCCAACACCGACGAGTGGTACGAATCGATTCCGGCCGACATGCGGCCGGCGAAGGACCAGCCCTTCTATCATCTGTTCGCCGAGAACAGCGACAGCAGCTACATCGCCTATGTCAGCCAGCAGAACCTGATGCGCGACGACAGTGACGAGCAGGTCGACCACCCCGCGATTTCGGGGCTGTTCGATGGATTCTCCGAAGGCCGCTACAAGCTTCGCCGCCAGCACCGCCACTGA
- the ctaD gene encoding cytochrome c oxidase subunit I → MTDITANASHFQAHDDHAHHDADHKPAFFQRWFMSTNHKDIGTLYLIFAIFAGIVGGAISGLMRAELAHPGIQFLPIWVKLMGGAPDFDTALHMWNVLITAHGLIMVFFMVMPAIIGGFGNWFVPIMIGAPDMAFPRMNNISFWLMIPAFTLLLGSTFVAGGTGNGAGTGWTVYAPLSTSGSVGPAVDMGILALHLAGASSILGAINFITTIFNMRAPGMTLHKMPLFVWSVLVTAFLLLLALPVLAAAITMLLTDRNFGTTFYDASGGGDPVLYQHLFWFFGHPEVYIMILPGFGIVSHIISTFSKKPIFGYLGMAYAMVAIGVVGFVVWAHHMFTTGLSVDTKMYFTAATMVIAVPTGIKIFSWIATMWGGSMSFKTPMLWAIGFVFLFTVGGVTGVVLANGGVDNYMHDTYYVVAHFHYVLSLGAVFSLFAGFYYWFGKMSGRMYNEFLGQVHFWLFFIGVNVLFFPMHFLGLDGMPRRIPDYPDAFEKWNSLATHGYEIMAFSMIFFFINVFWSLFAGKKAEGNYWGEGATTLEWTLSSPPPYHQFEKLPQIGDDHGH, encoded by the coding sequence ATGACTGACATCACCGCAAACGCATCGCATTTCCAGGCGCATGACGATCATGCGCATCATGATGCCGATCACAAGCCGGCGTTCTTCCAGCGCTGGTTCATGTCCACCAACCACAAGGACATCGGTACGCTCTACCTGATCTTCGCGATCTTCGCCGGCATCGTCGGCGGCGCAATTTCCGGTCTGATGCGCGCCGAGCTCGCCCACCCTGGCATCCAGTTTCTCCCGATCTGGGTTAAGCTCATGGGCGGTGCGCCCGACTTCGACACCGCGCTCCACATGTGGAACGTGCTGATCACCGCGCACGGCCTGATCATGGTCTTCTTCATGGTCATGCCGGCGATCATCGGCGGCTTCGGCAACTGGTTTGTTCCGATCATGATCGGCGCGCCGGACATGGCGTTCCCGCGCATGAACAACATCAGCTTCTGGCTGATGATCCCGGCCTTCACGCTGTTGCTCGGATCGACCTTCGTCGCAGGCGGCACCGGTAACGGCGCCGGCACGGGCTGGACGGTCTATGCGCCGCTGTCGACCAGCGGCTCGGTCGGTCCGGCTGTGGACATGGGCATCCTCGCCCTCCACCTCGCGGGCGCTTCGTCGATCCTGGGTGCTATCAACTTCATCACCACCATCTTCAACATGCGCGCGCCGGGTATGACCCTGCACAAAATGCCGCTGTTCGTGTGGTCGGTGCTGGTTACCGCCTTCCTGCTGCTGCTGGCCCTCCCGGTCCTCGCCGCCGCAATCACGATGCTCCTGACCGATCGTAACTTCGGCACGACCTTCTATGATGCGTCGGGCGGTGGCGATCCGGTCCTGTACCAGCACCTGTTCTGGTTCTTCGGCCACCCCGAAGTGTACATCATGATCCTGCCGGGCTTCGGCATCGTCAGCCACATCATCTCGACCTTCTCGAAGAAGCCGATCTTCGGCTATCTCGGCATGGCCTACGCCATGGTCGCGATCGGCGTCGTCGGCTTCGTCGTGTGGGCGCACCACATGTTCACGACCGGCCTGTCGGTCGACACCAAGATGTATTTCACCGCCGCGACGATGGTCATCGCGGTCCCGACCGGCATCAAGATCTTCTCGTGGATCGCGACGATGTGGGGCGGGTCGATGAGCTTCAAGACGCCGATGCTCTGGGCGATCGGCTTCGTGTTCCTGTTCACCGTCGGCGGCGTCACTGGCGTCGTCCTCGCGAATGGCGGCGTCGACAACTATATGCACGACACCTATTATGTGGTCGCGCACTTCCACTATGTGCTGTCGCTTGGAGCGGTTTTCTCGCTCTTCGCCGGCTTCTACTACTGGTTCGGCAAGATGTCGGGCCGCATGTACAACGAGTTCCTGGGCCAGGTTCACTTCTGGCTGTTCTTCATCGGCGTGAACGTCCTGTTCTTCCCGATGCACTTCCTGGGTCTCGATGGCATGCCGCGTCGTATTCCGGATTATCCGGATGCGTTCGAGAAGTGGAACTCGCTCGCGACCCACGGGTACGAGATCATGGCCTTCAGCATGATCTTCTTCTTCATCAACGTCTTCTGGTCGCTCTTCGCGGGCAAGAAGGCCGAGGGCAATTATTGGGGTGAAGGCGCGACCACGCTCGAGTGGACGCTGTCGAGCCCGCCGCCCTACCACCAGTTCGAGAAGCTGCCGCAGATCGGGGACGATCACGGCCACTGA
- a CDS encoding cytochrome c oxidase assembly protein — protein sequence MIAPEARNKRVGAIALMIALGMLALGYASVPLYRMFCQATGFGGTTQRSETGVAPGAVVGKLIDVRFDANVSPSLPWQFGPEKKVARVAIGARQMAFFTATNLSDRPITGTAAFNVTPEIAGAYFTKIQCFCFTQQTLKPGETIRMPVIYYVDPAILTDKEAGKLNEITLSYTFYPDKSAVDSGRVGG from the coding sequence GTGATCGCGCCTGAAGCCCGAAACAAGCGCGTGGGCGCGATCGCGCTCATGATCGCGCTCGGCATGCTGGCGCTCGGCTATGCGTCGGTGCCGCTGTACCGCATGTTTTGCCAGGCGACCGGCTTCGGAGGGACCACCCAGCGCAGCGAGACCGGTGTCGCACCGGGCGCTGTCGTGGGTAAGCTGATCGATGTCCGCTTCGACGCCAATGTCTCGCCCAGCCTGCCCTGGCAGTTCGGGCCGGAGAAGAAAGTCGCCCGCGTGGCGATCGGCGCGCGTCAGATGGCGTTCTTCACCGCGACCAATCTCAGCGATCGCCCGATCACCGGGACCGCAGCGTTCAACGTAACGCCCGAGATCGCAGGCGCCTATTTCACCAAGATCCAGTGTTTCTGCTTCACGCAGCAGACTCTGAAGCCCGGCGAGACGATCCGCATGCCGGTGATCTACTATGTCGACCCCGCCATCCTGACCGACAAGGAAGCCGGGAAACTCAACGAAATCACGCTGTCCTATACCTTCTACCCCGACAAATCCGCTGTGGATTCCGGACGGGTGGGCGGTTAA
- a CDS encoding heme o synthase — MASKAFPIDMTATAEWRDFLALTKPRVLTLVVFTGLCGLLAAPQAIHPVLAFTAVLCIALGAGAAGALNQWYEADIDAMMARTAGRPLPAGRMDRQTALHFGVGLACFSVLLMGLAVNLLAAAILLVSILFYVVVYTVWLKRRTPQNIVIGGAAGAFPALIGWAAATGRVDTLPVLLFFLVFLWTPPHFWALALFINPDYARAGVPMLPAVAGQRVTRLQIMLYTVPMVAAAVAPWPLGLTGAIYGVGASLLSAIFLLLAVRVGLSSEADPKRMKPERQLFGYSILYLFLVFGLVVADKVLA; from the coding sequence ATGGCGAGTAAGGCTTTCCCGATAGATATGACCGCAACGGCCGAGTGGCGCGATTTCCTTGCGCTCACCAAGCCGCGCGTGCTGACTCTCGTGGTCTTCACCGGTCTGTGCGGCTTGCTTGCCGCACCGCAGGCGATCCATCCCGTGCTTGCCTTCACCGCCGTGCTCTGCATCGCACTGGGCGCAGGCGCGGCGGGTGCGCTCAACCAATGGTATGAAGCCGACATCGACGCGATGATGGCGCGGACCGCAGGTCGTCCGCTGCCCGCCGGCCGGATGGACCGCCAGACGGCGCTTCATTTCGGCGTCGGCCTCGCCTGCTTTTCGGTTCTGCTGATGGGCTTGGCGGTCAACCTGCTGGCCGCAGCGATCCTGCTGGTCTCGATCCTTTTCTATGTGGTGGTCTACACCGTCTGGCTGAAGCGCCGGACCCCGCAGAACATCGTCATCGGCGGCGCGGCTGGGGCCTTTCCGGCGCTGATCGGCTGGGCCGCCGCGACGGGTCGGGTCGACACGCTCCCCGTGCTGCTCTTCTTCCTCGTCTTCCTGTGGACGCCGCCGCATTTCTGGGCGCTCGCGCTGTTCATCAACCCGGACTATGCGCGCGCCGGCGTGCCGATGCTCCCGGCCGTTGCGGGGCAGCGGGTCACCCGTCTGCAGATCATGCTCTACACGGTGCCGATGGTTGCCGCAGCGGTGGCGCCATGGCCTTTGGGCCTGACCGGGGCGATCTATGGCGTCGGCGCTTCGTTGCTGTCGGCCATCTTCCTGCTGCTGGCGGTGCGCGTCGGGCTGAGCAGCGAAGCCGATCCCAAGCGGATGAAGCCGGAGCGTCAGCTGTTCGGCTACTCGATTCTGTATCTCTTCCTCGTTTTCGGTCTCGTCGTGGCCGACAAGGTGCTTGCATGA
- the rplU gene encoding 50S ribosomal protein L21 produces the protein MFAIVRTGGKQYRVAAGDKIVVEKIPGDAGSTVSLDDVLLAGEGAELKDVKGLSVSAEIIAQAKAEKVIVFKKRRRHNYRRRNGHRQQHTILKILSVGGEAPAKKASKAKADAPAAAEA, from the coding sequence ATGTTCGCTATCGTGCGCACGGGCGGCAAGCAGTATCGCGTTGCCGCGGGAGACAAGATCGTCGTGGAGAAGATTCCGGGTGATGCGGGTTCCACCGTGTCGCTGGACGACGTTCTTCTCGCAGGCGAGGGTGCTGAGCTGAAGGACGTCAAGGGCCTCAGCGTTTCGGCGGAAATCATCGCGCAGGCGAAGGCCGAGAAGGTCATCGTCTTCAAGAAGCGCCGTCGTCACAACTATCGTCGCCGCAACGGCCACCGCCAGCAGCACACGATCCTCAAGATCCTCTCGGTCGGCGGCGAAGCCCCGGCGAAGAAGGCTTCCAAGGCAAAGGCCGACGCTCCGGCCGCCGCCGAAGCCTGA
- the rpmA gene encoding 50S ribosomal protein L27: protein MAHKKAGGSSRNGRDSAGRRLGVKKFGGETVIGGNIIVRQRGTKVYPGRNVGIGKDHTLFALAEGRVEFHSGKLGRKYVSVAAFAEAAE, encoded by the coding sequence ATGGCACATAAGAAAGCAGGCGGCTCTTCGCGTAACGGTCGCGATTCGGCAGGCCGCCGCCTCGGCGTGAAGAAGTTCGGTGGCGAAACCGTCATCGGCGGCAACATCATCGTCCGCCAGCGCGGCACCAAGGTCTATCCGGGTCGCAATGTCGGCATCGGTAAGGACCACACGCTGTTCGCACTCGCCGAAGGCCGCGTCGAATTCCACAGCGGCAAGCTTGGCCGCAAATATGTCAGCGTCGCGGCGTTCGCCGAGGCGGCTGAGTAA
- a CDS encoding GNAT family N-acetyltransferase — translation MFARTPRLLLRPGWREDAQALTAAIGDFAIVSRLAHAPWPYTLDDAEAFLAADHGPLPNFLIFARTLGAPRLVGGIAFASREGGVELGYWIARPYWGLGFATEAGRAMIDIADHCLRVPRLTAGHFSDNAASGRVLAKLGFQPTGRVSTRICRARDAVVNCVDFERPAFATGRVGDDVRIGYDREEAMAA, via the coding sequence ATGTTCGCTCGTACCCCGCGGCTGTTGCTGCGTCCCGGCTGGAGAGAGGATGCCCAGGCTCTGACGGCGGCGATCGGCGATTTCGCCATCGTGTCGCGGCTTGCGCATGCCCCCTGGCCCTATACGCTCGACGATGCCGAGGCCTTTCTTGCGGCTGACCATGGTCCGCTGCCCAATTTCCTGATCTTCGCACGCACTCTGGGTGCGCCCCGGCTCGTCGGGGGGATTGCCTTCGCGTCCCGCGAGGGCGGCGTCGAACTGGGCTACTGGATTGCTCGGCCCTATTGGGGGCTGGGTTTCGCGACCGAAGCCGGACGTGCGATGATTGACATCGCCGACCATTGCCTGCGCGTGCCGCGCCTGACGGCGGGACATTTTTCGGACAATGCCGCGTCGGGCCGGGTTCTTGCCAAGCTGGGTTTCCAGCCGACGGGCCGGGTCAGTACGCGCATATGCCGTGCCCGCGACGCGGTCGTGAACTGCGTCGATTTCGAACGGCCCGCCTTTGCGACCGGTCGAGTCGGAGACGATGTCCGCATAGGCTATGATCGCGAGGAGGCAATGGCGGCGTAA
- a CDS encoding SURF1 family protein has translation MRRLPLLPTFVVLLAVATMIGLGLWQLRRAEWKEGLLAQYRTARTAPAIMGLPVDAEPASLAFRRTRLDCALTGKPVQIGGPGPDGDSGFRTIVGCRLDDGRLMMADIGWQPVGRSLPPLKTGSAVRGMGVLIPDEVLADRFAGANGEPLPWLIVLETPLPGYAPSTPPSVETIPNNHRGYAVQWFLFAAVALGIYALAARKRWLGR, from the coding sequence ATGCGCAGGCTCCCCCTATTGCCGACCTTCGTCGTTCTCCTGGCCGTCGCCACAATGATCGGCCTGGGACTGTGGCAATTGCGTCGCGCCGAATGGAAGGAAGGCCTGCTCGCGCAATATCGGACGGCACGCACGGCACCGGCCATCATGGGCCTTCCGGTCGATGCGGAGCCTGCGTCTCTTGCCTTCCGCCGCACCCGGCTGGACTGCGCCCTTACCGGGAAGCCGGTTCAGATCGGCGGCCCCGGCCCTGACGGTGACAGTGGTTTCCGGACGATCGTCGGCTGCCGTCTGGACGACGGACGGCTGATGATGGCGGATATCGGCTGGCAGCCCGTCGGCAGGAGCCTGCCGCCATTGAAGACCGGTTCGGCTGTTCGGGGGATGGGCGTGCTGATCCCTGACGAGGTGCTTGCGGACCGCTTCGCGGGTGCGAACGGCGAGCCGCTGCCGTGGCTGATCGTCCTCGAAACGCCGTTGCCCGGCTATGCGCCGAGCACCCCGCCATCGGTCGAGACGATCCCGAACAATCATCGCGGCTATGCTGTGCAGTGGTTCCTATTCGCGGCCGTCGCGCTCGGCATCTACGCTCTGGCGGCGAGAAAGCGCTGGCTCGGCCGGTGA